The sequence CGAGGGCCCTGGGGGCAgcgcaggggctgggctgggtccCCGAGGCTCCCACCTGCTGCGGAAGGTCCGTTTCCGCGCGGAGGAGCCCATCCGCAGGCTGTGCTGCTGCTCAGATTTCTGCTCTTCCTCGTGGCGGTGCTCCAGCCTGTGCATCGCCACGGCCTGGGGTGCCCGGGGCTCCCCCACACCTCCCGGGCTCTGAGGCAGAGTCATGGCTGCAAGAGCGACGACCTGCCGAGCCAAGGTACACGGTCACTCCACCAGGCGGCCACCCGCCCCTTCCCCGTGGGGTCCGCCAGCATCTCTGGAGGTTTGCCGGTAGGGGTTCTCTCTCCCGTGGGCAGACAGGGGAGCTCAGGCCCGATGCGGGGTGACAGAGGCAGGCTTTGTGCTCTCAGCCTGGCTTGTCCACCACTCCATGTGCTGCCCCAGTGGCTCCTGGCTTCCAGCGgcacctgcccccagcccccacccccccgccacatGACCTGGGCAAGGCCCTCCCTTCTCCGGCTCTCAGCTTCCCAGACGGTGAGGGATTGAGCACTCTGATGTCCAGGATGTGGAGAGGCAGGCGAGGAGAGTGGGGGACCCCCAGCTAGCTAGCTCTGGGTTCTTTGCACTAAATTCCTTCCCAGATCTGGGGTGCGGTGTCACCAGCAGGCCTCTGAGGGCCCTCTGGTGCTGAAGCTCTAGGATGCCTGGTGGAAGCCCTGGAATGGCTTCCAGTCCTTCTCCAGGTGGGAATTCGGGGCCAGGCCTCTGACCTGGGAGGCCCTGAGGTAGACCCTGGCCGTGAAGGCGGAGGAATAAGGGGGGCCCACCCCCTCAGCCCTCTCCTGTCTGCTTCCATGAGGCCCGGCTCTGCCCTGTCCGTGCCTCTCCCTCGGGGCCTGTTGGCTACGGCGGAGTGTGTGTGCGGGACTGTGTTCTGACCTGGGTGTGAACTTGCCCGTGGGGGACCATTTCTCTAAGTCCATGATGTGGTAGGTGGGCCCGCTGACCTCATCAGAGATCCTTGGCCTCAAAGGGCCTGTTCTGAGGTGTCGGGGGGCTCAGGCTGCCAAGGGTCAATTTTATTGGGATTTGATCCTTCCGGGTCCTAAAAGTTTGCTCACTTTGGGCACCCACAAAGGACACCCAAGGCAGACTGGGTTGCTGCGGAGTGTTCGCCGAGACCAAGGGCTGCCCGTGAGGCTTCTGGCCTCCCACAGTGACCTCAGCTGAACACAACGGCACAGGCACACCTTGGGCTTCCCATCCGCTTCCTCCTGAGAAGGAGGGTCTGCCTGCACCCAGAGAATGACTGGCCTGCCctttctgtcccttcctcctCACAGCCAAGGAGAGAGCCGCTGGGTACCACCCTGCGGAGGGAGGCCCCTGGCTTTCCTGGGACACATGGCCCCGGCCCCAGCAGCTGAGGGTTAACGTTCCCTGGCATCAGCTGCTGGCTCCCTTCCCCGGATGCTCTGCTCCTGATTGGCGCAGCCGGCGGGCCTGGCGCTCATCCCTGACCTCCAGGGCCGCCTGCAACCAGACCCCTGGCTTTAGTGGATGAGCCATCGATTCTTTTTAAAGCGATGACTGAGGCTAAGGATTAGGCAGCAAGGAGGAGATCACAGCTTCCCAGTCCTGTCCCCAGAGTGCCGTGCGCCTGCTGCGGAGGGGTCAGCAGGGTGTGGTCGGCCAGAAAGGGAAATCGTCCCCCGTGCCCGCCCCAGAGGGTGCAAAGCCGCGGGCCAGGGGTCCTGCTGTGTGACTTTCCCCACCCACTCCACTTTCCTCCCAAGCCTCGGTCTGTCTGCCGCCCACCAGCCCTGCCCCGCCCAGTCCCCTGACAGCATCCCTCAGTGAGAAGGGGCAAGGAGGCCTCTCCTATTCCTCAGGAGTGAAAGAGACGTGCACCAAGCCACAGTGACTCAGAGCCCTGATGGCAGAAAGCTGGGTCCTGTGGGCGGGAGCGGAGACACAGGCTGCCCAGCCTGGGATGTGCTCTTAATGCTCCCACCAGCTTCCGAGGCTGGAGTGCTGGCCTCGGTTTCGTACCAGCGAGCCCAGGCTGGATGAACGCCCTCCCCGCCTTGCCGTGCGGGCCCTCCGGGCTTGCGCTCATCCCCTGCCTGCCGGGCCGGCCAAGCAGGGCTCCGCCAGGACTGCTCTAGGTTTGCTGGACCTGCCGGTCCACCCCGGTCCCTGCTGATGCCTGCTTCCTGCAGGAAAGCCTCCACTGCTCAGGGCATCCCCAAGCgatgtgtgcgcgcgcgtgtgtgtgcttTGTAGCTTTCGCATCACAGAAGGCTCAGCTCAGAAGACCCAGGGCCACACAGAACAGTGTGATGGGGCAGAGATTTTTTCTAGAATCCCCTCTCATTTCCACTTGGGATGATACCCAAGCACATGTATACTTTTGCTTTCCAAATCTCCCAGGATCctttcccaacacacacacacacacacacacacacacgcacacgcacacgcacacgcacacacacacacacacactccacttGCCAAAGGAAAGCTGAGGGTCTCATTATCTGGaggtctccctccccacccctgatcCCTGGAGGTGACTCACAGAAGCAGCCGTGCCCGCTTAGTGTCTCTGGGGAGAAGATTCCAGAGGATGAGAGGGTCCTTGATTTCTTCTTGCCCTGGACTCAGCGAGGACCGGGAGAAGAATGTGATCTTGGAGCCTGCACGGGCCTTAAATATAGCAGCGCTGAAGCAGTGTGATGATAATGGATGAGAActatggtgggggggggggggggtgccgaCAGAGGGAGGGGCCGTTCCCTGGGTCCAGCATTGCCAAGACGGCAGCAACAGGTGgagctgtccccacccccacccccacccaaagACAGCTCCTCCCCTCGGCTCCATCCCCACTGCAGTGGAAAGGAGCTCATAGCTCAGGCCTGGTTGTATGGAAAACAGATCAGGGGAGGTTTTCTCAGCTGCTGGGAGCTCTGATCTGAATTCCACCTCCCCCCGCCCTGCCCACCACCGTGACAGGTGCTTTGGGAAAGACCCTCAGCTTCTCTCATCTGATTCCCCTTCTGAAAATGGAGATAGTGAGGCTGGGCCCCCAGACTTTGTGAAGACATGGAGGGGATGTGACCTAAAAATGAGTCTTCAGTGCTCATAAGTTATCACTGGTGAAAATGGAAGTGGGTTTCTTCTCATGTCTCTACACAGCCCCCTCCAGCAGCTGCTGACCAGCCCCGCCCGGCCACACTGGGGTATGTGCGAGGGTGTGTGCAGGGGTGTGGCACAGGCAGGACAGGAGGGGAagccttttcctccttcactgtcCAAAGTTCTCAGGCTTCCCGAGTGGCCACTGTGGGAACTTTCTTCCCCATCTTTGCTCGCCCTGCTCCCATCTCAATTTTTTCCCCTCATGTTCATTCATACCTAGGCCTGGTGGGCACTGGGGATGCAGAAGGGAAAAGATAAGATGCCTGACGTTAGGAAATAAGCCCTAATCTAGACGGGGACACAGGCAGTTACAACAGGACGTGATGAGGAAGATACACCTGAGCCAGGTCTCGGGGGATGAGCAGGTTTGGGGGAGGCTGCGCCCCAGTGCAGAGACACAGCTTCCCTCCTGGCCTCCTCCTGGGACCTCAGGGGGGCCCAGCAGCACTGTGCCTGTCATTCTTCCTAGTGCCTTGGGGACCCCTCAGGAGAGGGTGTTGGGGAGAGAATACACAAGTGAGCTCTTCAGACAAAATCTCAGTCTCCTAAAACAGAACCCTCACGCACTACTGGtaagaatgcaaattggtgcagccactatggaaaactgtatggaggttccttgaaaaattcaatagaactaccatatgatccagcaattccactcctgggaatatatttaaaaaatgaaaacattaattcgaaaagatacatgcaccccagtgttcatggcagcattatttacaattgccaagatatgggagcaacctaagtgtccatcaacagatgacaggataaagaaggtgtggtgtatgtatacaatggaatactactgagccataacaaagaatgaaattttgccatttgcagcaacatggatggacttggagggcattacgctaagtgaaataagtcagacagagaaagaaaaatgctgaatgatatcacttatatgtggaatctaaaaaataaaacgaactagtgaatataacaaaaaagaaacagactcacacatatagagaacaaactagtggttaccagtggggagagagaaggggggagggggaagataaaggtaggggattaagaggtaaaaactactgtgtataaaataaataagctacaaaggtatattgtataacacagggaatatgcagtattttataataactataaatggactaTAACCTCTaaagttgtgaatcactatattgtacacctgaaacttatgtaatattgtacatcaaatatacttcaataaaaaatattaaaatagggcctccctggtggtgcagtggttgagattccgcctgccgttgcaggggacacgggttcgtgccctggtctgggaagatcccacatgccgcggagcggctaggcccgtgagccatggccgctgagcctgcgcgtccggagcctgtgctctgcaacgggagaggccacaacagtgagaggcccacgtaccgcaaaaaaaaaaaaaaaaaaaaaataataatttaaaaaaaaattctcagtctCCTGCCCTATTTGAAACCCCCTTCCTACgcatctcccttccttcctggatGCAGCATTAAGAGCATCTTTGGGTGGAGACCATTTGATGGctctctcccatttttttttttaatttataaatttatttatttttggctgcattgggtcttcgttgttgcacgcgggcttttctctagttgcggcgagcggggtgctactcttcattgtggtacgcaggcttctcattgcagtggtttctcttgttgcggagcacgggctccaggcacgtgggctgcagtagttgtggcacacgggctcagtagttgtggctcacggactctagagcgcaggctcagtagttgtggcgcacgggcttagttgttccgtggcatgtgggatcttcctggaccagggcttgaacccgtgtcccctgcattggcaggcggattcgtaaccactgcaccaccagggaagccctctctcccaTTTTATACTGGCCCAACATAGGAAGGGATTTCCAAGACCCACATTTATACATTCATTGTGAGGAATGAGTGTGAATCTGTTTTACAGCCAAGAGGTGTGGGCTTCCAATCCAGCACGAGACAGACATTTAAACTGGTTCTATAACCCCTTCCCCCCAAAGCAGCCTGATGGAGGTGCCCCCACCTACTggctctatgaccttgggcaagtcacttagccatTTTGGTTTTATCACCTGTGCAGTGGGCTCAATGATGCCTGCTTTGCAGTCTGATTGCAAAGATTCAAATAGGGAATGTGGAGCCTGTGGTGCAATGTCTGGCACCCAGCAACATTTGCTAAGTGAGAGCTCCACCAATAACTGCACGACTCTAGGCGTGCTGAGAGCTTTCTCTGCCCCTCCTTCTGGGTGTGGGATTCCCATGTACTCCATGTACCCTAACCCAATGATGGCCTCCCTCCTCCTGATGTGCCTTAATGTGAGCACAGCTAGCCCTCAGGCCATGAGGCTGAGCAGAGGTCAGACTTGGAGGTATAGGAACCTTGGTTTAAATCCCaacctcaggacttccctggtggtccagtggttaagaatctgcgcacccaatgcagggggcctgggttcgatccctggtcagagaactagatcccgcatgtcacaaccAAAAGCCTgaatgctgcaacgaagatcccgcatgctgcaactaagacctggcgcagccagataaataaatattaaaaaaaaaaaaaatccccacctCTGGCACCTGTACTAATGGGGGGATCTTGGCCTCCTTTCTGGGccgtttctttatctgcaaattGTATGCAAGCTCTAAGACAACAGGGAACTTGCctgcctgtcttgttcactgtaTCCCTAGCCccaggaacagtgcctggcatacaacTGGGTCCTTGATAtatgcttttttcctttctttctttttttttggtcacgccatgtgggatcttagtgccccgaccagggatggaacccgtgtgtgccccctgcagtggaagtgcggagtcctaaccactgggccgccagggaattccccgtgTATGCTTGTCaaaaatgaacgaatgaatacCTATCTTGCAGAATGTTTATGATACTCAAATGAGGTTAAAATGCATGAAATGCCTGGTATAGTATTTAACTCATGGCTAGtacttcttaaatatttcattctttctcccctccttttccctttcGTTGCCCTCCCTGGACTTATGAATATTACGGACAATCATTTGAACCCTATTCCACCTGCCAACCACCCTGAACCTCCACACCATTGTCTGACAGCAACCAAACTGTTTTTGGCTGATGGCCCCACCTGGTGGTCAAGTGGAGAACTGTCTGGTCCAATGCGTTCTCCCGCTACCTCCTTTCTCCCTGCTTtagtctcccttccctccctctgctgtTCTCACACTTCAGTTAATTCCAGTTACTGTTCTTCTCATACTAGCAGGTCAAAACGCATTTTCCTTATGCCCCTTCCTCCTTAGAGTGGGAAGGGAAGATCAGCTGAGGGCCTGAGGGTGTGGGGATGGGGTCTCAGAGTTGTGTCCCTCTGTCCAGGCTGACACTCAGACTGCGGATGGGCACAGAGGGATCCGGCCTTGCCCTCCAGGACTCTGGAGGAGCCCTCGTCCCCGACAGCCCTATTCTTTGGGTGGAAATTCAGGCAACCCCTGTGTGTTCTTGGGGCTGGGGGTTTGGGAGGCCAGGGATCTGTAGCCATCCCAGGGTGAAATACCACCCCTTGTTGCAGCTCCCCAGCTCCCATacaggggaggagatgggggtggcTCTAGGGGGATGATTTGAGGCCACAAGGTAGGACAACTATTGGTATAAGAGCATGGTTCCCTCCACTTGCCTAAGAGGAATCGTCAAAGGAGTTTACTGAGAATCCGGATTCCCCAGTCGCTAtggattcagcaggtctgggttaGGGCTGAAGAAGCTGAATTTTTAGTAAGCTCCTCAGGGGATTCTCATGGTGAGGCAAGTTTAGGAAACCATCTTGGGCAAGAAACCCCTCTGAGCcacattttcctcctctgtaaaatatctGTAATTCGGCCTATTAGGGCAGGTGAATGGAAGAACGAGGCAGCGAGGACAGGAACTTCCCAGCAGCGGGGTCGAGTTCCTCCTCCTCTGACTTCTCCTTGTGCAGCCACTGCTGGACTACTATTCGTTTGCTCCTGGGCTGGGTTCTGCCTGCCTTGGAGGCAGGTGATACCTCGCAGACTCACCTTTCTCTGGACTGCGCGGGGCAAGGCTGTGGAGAGTCCTGGTGGTGGAGTCAAAGCCTAGGACACTCAGGAATGCCAGCGTCCCCACCCAGCTCTGGGGCCTTGGACACTCTGTCCCCTAGCTGGTAGCCTGAGCTGCCTGCCTGGGAGGCCAGAGACCTGAGCGGGTGTGCAGCCTGGTGGGGACAGGGCCAGCCTGAGGAGGGTCACAGGACCCAGAGAGTCATGGACTGTAGGAACGACTGTCGCCCCAAGGAGCTTAGAGAGCTTTGTGGCTTGTGAGTTGGAAGAGGTGTTTATGACTTTTAGTAAAAAATCCTCTGACACCCTGGCCCTCTCACCTGGTGAGAACAGTCCAACTGTTAAGCTGTTTTCCACGACTAAACAAGGTGAGACAGTCAACCTTTGGCCAAGTTCACCCTGAGTGACAGGAAGCCGGCTTGTTTGTAGTTTGGGGGAAGGGAGCAGTCATTAGGGCCAACGTAGAAGCTGCCGGGAGGAGAAAGGGCTGGGGGTGTTGGAGAGGGcggtccctccctctgctatggaGATATTGGGTCTAAACCAGTGACCCTGAAGAGATGTTAAATATTAATTACAAACAGATAAGGACAGTGCTCCCGGGTGCTgtgtggcagggaggggaggggtgaagaGGAGGGGGCACGTACTGGGTACAGAGGAGGGAGGCATTGCAGGCTCCGGAAAGGGTCTCACCGGGGCAACTGGACTTTAGTGCTGTTTCTCAGAAATGTTCAGACAGGGCTTTGGGACAGGATGGGGTTGGGGGTGCTTGCCCCTCGGGGACCCCATGGGGGCCTCCCCTCCTGATGCCCCAGGAGTCTCATCCTACAAGAATCCAGACTGGTGTGGAAAGTTCCTTCTCTTGATGAAGACAAAAATTGCTAGGTTTGAGCTCCAGCTGTGTCACGGCCTCAGTGGGTGCCTGTGGGGGGGAgccccttctcctctctgggcctcagtttcctcgtcctAGTGGTCACGTGAGATGCAATGATACAAAGGATGTGACGGCTTGCTGAAAGCTCGGACAAGGACCCTGTGCCAGGGCAGGAGGACAGGGTAGCCCTGTGCTGCCTCTGGTGGGGTGTCGGGGAAGAAGGTCCTCTGAGAATGCTGCTGCCACGCCCAAAACGGCTTCCACCTATGAACTCAAGGAGAAGGTTCCATGTGTCCCTGGACCCTGTTTCCTGCAATCCCTTCCCTCGCCCCCTCCTAGACAATCCAGCTCCTTCAGCTTGGCCTGGAGCAATCCTGAGGAAATCAGGATAATTTAAGCCCATGAGAAAATGCCTGATTCAAAATCAAGCTGAATTGGGGGAGTGGGTCACTCCTGTActgtcctattttttaaaaatcacaacaagAAATACTACGGTGTATTGGGCACTGCCCATGAGCCAGGCGCTATGAAACACTTTGCCGGCATTATTTAATttcatcctcaccacaaccctgtgaggtcagtgttattatccccatgacacagatgaggaaactgagattttgAGTGATTCATTTGCTTGAAGTCACATGGCTTTTAAGTACAAAGTccggaatttgaacccaggtgggcTGAATCCAAGGCTGAGTTTCCAAAGTTGTGAAGTAGGTACAGTTTGTAGTTGTGTCTCCTTCAGTTGCCCCATGGCCCTATGTTCCTTTCAAACCCCGCTGCCAGGATAGGGTCTGAAACTCCTGTCGACAGAAGAGGCTTCTGTGTTCTCCCTCCCTGGTGGACCTGCATTTCACTTGGGATAAAGCCTCTAGCAGAGGAATGAAACTGAAATGGTGCAATTCCAGGCAGCAGCCTCGGTTGGGGATGAGCCGCAGGCCGCACCCCTCCCTGGAATCTTGCCATCAGGCTGCCTCTGGACTTGGCAGAAGTGCAGGTTGTTCTGGTTCTGCCCAGTCTGCTATGAGGTGTCCTTTTTCAGGCTCCTTTTCTCACCTTTGGGGAACCACAGAGGAGGCAGAGGCCTCACGCTGCTGAACTAGATTATGAAAGTGGCCGGGAATGAAGAGAGGTAGGCTCATGGAGAACTTTGCGTCCAGCGTATTAGGATCCTGGGCCCTGGATCTCCGGGAGGTTCCCCATGTTAGCTCCTGCACTCTGACTGCCCGTCCTGTCCTGCAGAACTTGGCGAGCACATGCTCATTTGCACTCGCTCGTTTGTATATGAGGCACTTCTGTAACTTCTCTGGCTGGAGCCCTTCTCATGCCTGTTTCTCCAAAGGGAGCTCAGCCACGGCAGGGGTCCGGCATCCTCCTTCTGCTGGTTCCTCAAGGGCATTCacccggggctgggctgcagagtGCGCAGCGCCGCTGGGTGCAGGAGTGACGGCCAAGGATGCGAGGTGAGGGTGGGGACAGGAAGAAGCCCCAGGCTCACCCTGTTCCCGCTCAGGTCTCCCACTGCACCGTCAGGGCCAGGCCTCTGAACAGAGAGTCCAGCTCCATGGGCGACTCCAGGTCTGGGGCCCGagggcctgggctctgggcctcagtctcggTTGTTGGACCCTCATCACTGGGACACACGAGGGACTCCAGCAAGCCCCAGGGACTCGGACCCTTGTCTGTGGGGGAACATGGGCGGGAAGCAGTCTGCAAAGGGAGGGACACGGGGTGACCCTCGATCTggacagaggagaggaggggcagctggCCCTTTACATAGCTTCGTGTCCTTGGCTCTCCTCTGCGTACGACATCAGAGTCAGGTTCTCTGTCCGTGTGAACCCCCAGATGTTGGTGGAAGGATTTTACTTCTTGGGGGTCCTCCATAGTTAAGGAGGTCACCTGCTGCAGAGAAAGGCCACCTGGGCTGCAGCTTCCAGCTGGTGCCTCTTTCTGGAGCTGACCTTTGGTTCCGAGGTGTTTGGGACCAGAGGGTGTCATAGGTGGGGGGTCTCTGCCAGAGCCTTCCCCGCATATCCCGTAGGAAGGAGGCCAGCTGTCCGGAGTGGCCTGAGGGGTGTAGGAAGGAGGCTGGGCCTCGGAGATGGCCTGGGGAGTGTAGGAGGGGGGTTTAGTTTGGGGGGTTACCTGAGGTGCATAGGACAGGGGCCCGCCCTCAGGGGCAGCCTGGGGGGCATAGGGCAGTGGGGGGAGTGTCTGGAGAGGTGGCCCGCCAGAGGGCCGGAGGATGGAGAGGTCCGGCTGCCCAAGGTAGGCGACCTCAGACAGGCTGTGTCGCGGTGGGGCTCCTGGAGGCTCGATGGGCCCGGAGACCTTGACTTGGGAATACTGGACAGGCTGCGTCAGGCCGCTCGGGCCACTGAGGTCAAAGACGGGGCTTAAGATGTGCTCCTGGATGAACTGCAGAGGCTGGAAGGTCAGTACGTGCTGGACATCCTGTGCAGGGAGAACAGTGTGCCCGTTAGGGTGTGTTCAAGCTCCCCGAGGGTGCC comes from Delphinus delphis chromosome 1, mDelDel1.2, whole genome shotgun sequence and encodes:
- the IL22RA1 gene encoding interleukin-22 receptor subunit alpha-1, producing MRMLLVILAAGSLVAHFAEDTSDLLQHVKFQSSNFENILTWDSRPESAPDTVYSVQYKTYGETEWQAKEGCQRITRKSCNLTMETGNLTDFYYARVTAIDAGGQSATKMTDRFSSLQHTIIKPPDVTCIPKVRSIQLIVHPTYTPIHTGNGHRLTLEDIFQDLFYHLDLHINHTYQMHLGGKQREFEFFGLTPDTEFLGTIMSLVPTWSKKSIPYMYRAKTLPDQTWTYSFSGAFLFSMGFLVAGLCYLSYRYITKPPPPPNSLDVQHVLTFQPLQFIQEHILSPVFDLSGPSGLTQPVQYSQVKVSGPIEPPGAPPRHSLSEVAYLGQPDLSILRPSGGPPLQTLPPLPYAPQAAPEGGPLSYAPQVTPQTKPPSYTPQAISEAQPPSYTPQATPDSWPPSYGICGEGSGRDPPPMTPSGPKHLGTKGQLQKEAPAGSCSPGGLSLQQVTSLTMEDPQEVKSFHQHLGVHTDREPDSDVVRRGEPRTRSYVKGQLPLLSSVQIEGHPVSLPLQTASRPCSPTDKGPSPWGLLESLVCPSDEGPTTETEAQSPGPRAPDLESPMELDSLFRGLALTVQWET